In Anthonomus grandis grandis chromosome 16, icAntGran1.3, whole genome shotgun sequence, a single window of DNA contains:
- the LOC126745869 gene encoding cytochrome c oxidase subunit 5A, mitochondrial-like codes for MFRNALSRAQMAIKPVLTRNVTTSSKLLSKASTETDEQFDQRYEKFFNQKDLDGWDIRRGLTDLWGHDLVPEPTILAAALRACKRVNDYALAVRLLEAVKDKCGGKESEIYPWVIQELRPTLTDLGISTPEEMGYDKPELYTQSVFDM; via the coding sequence ATGTTTCGTAACGCCCTATCCCGTGCCCAAATGGCCATCAAACCTGTATTAACGAGAAATGTGACCACAAGCAGTAAGTTGTTGAGCAAAGCATCCACAGAGACAGACGAACAGTTCGACCAGAGATACGAAAAATTCTTTAACCAAAAAGATCTTGACGGTTGGGACATCCGTAGGGGGCTCACGGATCTTTGGGGCCACGATTTGGTACCGGAACCAACCATCTTGGCAGCAGCTTTAAGAGCATGTAAAAGGGTCAATGATTATGCTCTTGCAGTTAGGCTGCTTGAGGCAGTGAAGGATAAATGCGGCGGCAAGGAGAGTGAAATCTATCCTTGGGTTATCCAGGAATTGAGGCCTACATTAACCGACTTGGGAATCAGCACCCCCGAGGAAATGGGATATGACAAGCCTGAATTATACACTCAATCAGTCTTTGACATGTAG